The genomic interval GCCAACGTGCACGAAGCGAATATCAGCGCTGCGAAGCGCGCTGTATTTGTGGCGCAGTCCGATTGCGTCGGTATAGAACGTGAGCAATTCACGGTTTTGCTCCTCTGGGTCCCACACCATACATTTGCGGCAGCCTGGATCGCCAGCGCCATTGATGCCTACCTCATCGCCATAATAAATACATGGGGTTCCAGGGAAGGTCAGCTGGAAGAGCGAAGAGAGCTTCATCGCATCCGTATTATCCTCGCAGATCGTAAGCAGACGAGGCGTATCATGGCTATCGAGCAGGTTGAAAGCCGATTCTGTTACTTGCTGTGGATACGCTGCAAGCTGCGCTCCAATCGCATTAGCGAAGTCAGAGGCATCAATCGTTTGATAAGCAAAGAAATCGAGAACCGCATTTGTGAAAGGGTAGTTCATAACCGCATCGAATTGATCACCCTGCAGCCACATCATCGAATCATGCCAAATCTCGCCCAAAATATAAGCGTCTTTATTCACTGCTTTTACCGTCTGACGGAACTCACGCCAAAACTGATGATCAACCTCATTGGCAACGTCCAGTCTCCAGCCGTCGATTCCAATCTCCTCGATCCAGTAGCGAGCTACCTCGAACAAATATTGCTTCACCTCAGGATGCTCGGTGTTCAGCTTCGGCATAAGCGGCTCAAATGCGAAGGTCTCGTACGTCGGAACGCCGTCCACCACTTGCAGCGGCCATTCCCGAACATAGAACCAATCCGCATATTTTGACTGCTGTCCGTTCTTCTGAGCATCGACAAATGGAGGGAAGGTTTTGCCTGAGTGATTGAATACCGCATCAAGCAAGACACGAATGCCGCGTGCGTGACAAGCATCAACCAATTCCTTCAACTTCTCATTTGTGCCAAAATGCGGATCAACCTTCATGTAGTCTTGTGTATCATACTTGTGATTGGTCGTTGCTTCGAACAGCGGAGTGAAATATACCGCATTAATGCCAAGTGCTGAAATATGATCCAAGTGATCAATTACACCCTGGAGGTCACCGCCAAAAAAGTTTTTTGGCGTAGGCTCGCCGCCCCAAGGCAGCACATTTTCAGGATTGATCGAAGGATCGCCATTCGCGAAGCGTTCAGGGAATATTTGATAAAAGACAGCATCCTTCACCCAAGCTGGCGGCTCAAATACATCGATTGGATTAATATATGGGAAATCAAAAAAAGAATTTGAGTTGTCAGGAAGTGTAAGCTCGATACCTTTATCCGAGAAAATAATCGCCTCATCTCCACTTATTAAGCGGAACGCATAACGCAGCCTCCGAAAAGGAGGAATAACGGAAGTTTCCCAATAATCGAATCGTGCATCCGAAGTGAAAATATGCATAGGGACCGTTGTAATCGTTTGATCCCACGCGTACTTGTCGCCAACGATTGCTTCAACTACAGCAACATCGTCTTTTTTGGTACGCAAGCGGAGGTGCAGTGTCTTTCCGTCGTAGGCGTAAGCCCAGTTTTGCTTCGGTCTGTGATAAACAGCTTCTAATAACATAATTATCGCTCCTTCATGGAAGATGTGAGAAAAGATATGGAAACACGAAAAAAGGCACAACCTCTCTGCTCATAATAAGCCGAGGTTGTACCTTCTCCCATAACACGTTCAGGCGCCGCTCACGCGAAGCATATTGCGAACAAATGGTTGCGGTAGCATTGCCTTTCTATTGTAAATCTCAACACTTTTATTATACATAATTTGCACGTATTGTACTAGTCTAGTTTTGAAAAAAATTATGCATTAACCGCTTCATGCGCTAGCGATTCCAAGTAGCGCTCGCAATCCAGAGCAGCCATACAGCCGCTTCCAGCAGCGGTAATCGCTTGGCGGTAATTACGGTCTTGAACATCGCCGCAAGCGTATACGCCTGGGATGTTCGTCTCGGAAGTGCCCGGCTTCACAATAATGTAGCCTTGCTCATCGGTGTCGATTTGACCGCCAAGGAAGCCAGTATTAGGCGTGTGGCCGATCGTAATAAATACGCCGTCTGTTTCAAGCAATTCTTCCTCGCCCGTTTCATTATTGCGCACCTTCAACCCTTGCAAGCCCATGCCTGTTGCAGCAACTTCAAGCGGTGTACGGTTTAGGCTCCATACGATTTTGTCATTCGCACGAGCGCGATCCTGCATAATTTTTGATGCGCGCAGCTCATTGCGACGGTTAACTACTCTTACTTCGGAAGCGAAGCGAGTAAGGAACACGGCTTCTTCCATTGCGGAGTCGCCGCCGCCTACTACAATAATTTTTTTGCCGCGGAAGAAGAAGCCATCACAAGTTGCACATGTGCTTACGCCGCGACCGATATTTTCTTGCTCACCCGGAATGCCGAGGTATTTGGCTGAAGCGCCTGTAGAGATAATGATGGATTCGGCTTGCAACTCGCCAATGCCTTCCACGTCAAGCGTGTAGGGACGTTTGCTGAAGTCGACGCTTTTTACAGAGCCTGTTTTGAATTTTGCACCAAAACGCTGTGCTTGCTTACGCATGTTGGACATTAGCTCGCTGCCCAAAATACCATCAGGGAAACCTGGGAAGTTTTCTACTTCTGTTGTTGTTGTAAGCTGGCCGCCTGGCTGCCACCCTTCAATAACGAGCGGCTCCATGTTCGCGCGAGCCAAATAAATGGCAGCCGTCAATCCGGCAGGTCCTGTACCAATAATAATTGTTTTATGCATCATCTATATCCTCCATTCAAAATTCCGTTGAATAATAAATCCTACTTTAAAATTATTATAATGTAGCTTTAAAGTCAATATCGTTCATGTAACGTTCATGTTGGTCATGTATGCTGAAATCATAACGACATAAGTCTAATTGGAGGAAGAACAAAATGCCCAAAATCGTAGTTGCAGACGACGATCCAAACATTCGCGAGCTGGTAGCTCTTTTCCTAAAAAGAGAAGGCTGTCAGGTCATTGAAGCTATAGATGGTATAGACGCATTAGAGAAGCTGGACGTGGTACGACCAGATCTTGCGATCATTGATGTCATGATGCCCCGCATGGACGGGTGGGCGCTTTGCGCGGAACTGCGAGCGAGCTATGATATTCCACTGCTCATGCTGACTGCCAAGGGGGAAACCTCGCAGAAGGTGAAGGGGTTTGAGCTTGGTGCGGATGATTATATGGTCAAACCCTTTGATCCGCCAGAGCTCATAGCCCGGGTTAAGGCGCTGCTCAAAAGATACCGGATTACCGCTTCGCAGACGGTAGAGTTCGGCGATGTCCTCATGAATCGAACGGACTTTCATATGTCAGCTGGTGGCGAGAAGGTAACATTGCCGCCTAAGGAGTTTGAGCTTCTATTCAAGCTGGCAAGCTATCCTGGCAAAACCTTTGCCCGTGATCATCTGATTGAACAAATATGGGGGATGGACTATGAGGGGGATGAGCGCACGGTTGATGTACATATCAAAAGGCTGCGAGATCGATTTCCCGAGGAGCAATATCGTTTCCGTATCGTAACGATTCGCGGACTAGGGTATCGACTGGAGGTATGGTCATGATTCGCGGCCTTTACTTTCGAATTACAGCTACATTTCTCGTTATCGTTTTGATTAGCATCGGGGTCGCTTTTTTATTCACAAACCAAATGTTCAAGAGGGATGCAAGGGGTCAGCTGCCCAATCAGCTGGAGAAGTCGATTGCTCGCATTGAACAGCTTTATGCCGTCTCGAAGCCGGCAGATTTGCAAGCATTTTTGGAAGAGGTCTCAAGCTTGCAAGGGCAGTCAATTGTCGCTATTAGCAGCTCCAACTATTTAGTAAGGGCTGGCGAGCGAAGCGAGCTGATTATGGAGCGACTTACATTCGAGCAGCTAAGAAAAGTATTCGGCGGCAGCTCTGTCAGATTGGATGTATACACTAGCGAGGAGGTTAGCTCGCCTTCGCCGCCTGCTTTAGGGAAACTTGTGTCATTCGGCAATGAAAGATGGGCATTGTTCGTTCAGCCAAATCGTTTTCCGCAAAATAGCAACTTCTTATGGACGGCTGTCACGCTGCTTGTTACGCTGCTGCTCGTCGGAAGCGTACTTATTCTAATCGTAGCCCGTTATTTAGTGAGGCCGCTAAAAATGATGACGAACGCTGCGACGCGAATGTCACAGGGGGATTTCAGTGTACGGCTGCCCGCAAGACGCGGCGATGAGCTCGGTGAGCTTGCGCAGGGCATGAACAAAATGGCGCTCAGCTTATCACAGCTTGAAATGATGCGTCAGGATTTTGTATCCAATGTCTCGCACGAAATGCAGTCTCCCCTTACGTCGATTGGCGGCTTCGCAGAAGCACTGCGCAGCGAGGAGGTTACTGGAGCTGAGCGGGAGCGTTATATTAGCATCATTAAGCAAGAGAGCATGCGGCTTTCTCGGCTAAGTGAAAATTTGCTTAATTTAGCGTCACTTGATTCCCAGCAGCATCCTTTTCACCCGCAGCCGTATCGACTGGATCGCCAGCTTAGAGACGTGGTGCTTGCCTGCGAGCCGCAGTGGATGGCCAAGAGGCAAACAGTCGAGCTGCTAATGGAGGAAACGGTGATTACTGCTGATCGTGATCAGCTTAATCAGGTATGGATGAATCTACTTGCCAATAGCATGAAATTTACACCAGAGGACGGCAAAATCTTTTTGTCTTTGTCCGAACAGAATGGCTCCATCGTGGTTCGGATTACCGATACCGGGATAGGCGTTCATGAGGAGGATCGAGAGCGAATATTTGAGCGTTTTTATAAGGGTGATCTATCGAGGGATAGAAGCCAAGGCGGGAGCGGGCTTGGACTTTCGATCGCACAAACCATCATTCATATTCACGGCGGAACCATTGCGCTTGATCTAGGTGCGGACCAGCTTACTGGAGCAAGCTTTATGATTAAGCTCCCGTTTGCACGTGCAACTTCTTAGTTATAGGACGAAGCTTTTGAATACATGGAAAAACGAGGGTGAAACCGTTATGATAAAAGGAGCGATTGCATAGAAAGCAAAGAGCTGGGGGAGATGTTAGGGTGGAGAAGCGGATTCGGAAAGCGATCATTCCTGCTGGGGGATTAGGGACAAGGTTTTTGCCGGCTACGAAAGCGCAGCCGAAAGAAATGCTGCCTATTATCGATAAGCCTTCTATTCAATATATCGTAGAAGAGGCTGTGAATTCAGGCATCGAGAGTATCGTAATCGTCAGCGGACGCAACAAACGAGCGATCGAGGACCATTTTGACAAATCTGCCGAGCTCGAAATGGAGCTGGAAGCGCGTCATAACGAAGAAATGCTGGAGATGGTGCGGAAAATATCACAGCTGGCGGATATTTATTATGTTCGTCAGAAGGAGCCGCTAGGCCTTGGCCATGCAGTGCTTTGTGCACGCCGCTTCATAGCGGACGAGCCGTTCGCGGTATTGCTAGGCGACGATATTTTGAAAGCTGATCCGCCTTGCTTGCGGCAAATGATGGATGTGTACGAGAGGGAACAGTCATCTGTTGTAGCTGTGATGGAGGTGTCATGGGATCAGACGCATAAATATGGTATTGTTGATATTGAGCGGGATAAGCAGGTAGCGCGAGTACGCAACATTATTGAAAAGCCGGCGCAAGGACAAGCCCCGTCCAACTATGCGGTTGTTGGACGCTACGTCCTTGATCCTGTCATATTTGATCTGCTTGAGAAAGCGACGCCAGGCAAAGCTGGGGAAATTCAACTGACGGACAGCTTACAGCAATTAAATCATATCTCTTCTTTAATGGCTTATCGGTTCGATGGTATTAGACATGATGTAGGCGACAAGCTTGGTTTTGTACAAGCTACGATTGATTTTGCATTAGAGCGTGCGGATCTAGGCGATGAGGTCAGAAAGTATATGCTGGAGAGGCTGAAGGAAACGCAGTTCTAATCCATGAGAAATGAAGGCCGCCAATGAGCGGCTTTTTATTTTGTCTTTTGGCCGGTTCTATGGTTAGAACTTGAGATCATGTACGTACAAGTTCAGCGTATGATATACTACAGGAATACAACTAACGGAGTTGAGGTGTGAAGTGAAGGAACAGCAAACGCCCAAATATATGCAATTAAAGCAGGAAATTATATCCTGGATCGTCACAGCACAGTTTAAGCCGCACGAGAAGCTGCCATCGGAGAATGAGATCGGCAAGCAATTCGAGATGAGCCGGCAAACGGTGCGCCAAGCGCTCGGTGATTTGGAGCAGGAGGGCTGGCTCTACCGCGTACAAGGGAAAGGGACGTTTGTGTCGGACCAATCTGCGCCGGAGCGGAAAAACTCATCCCAAGGGATGACGATCGGGATGATTACGACCCATATATCAGATTATATATTCCCAACCATCGTCAGAGGCGTCGAATCGAGCTTGCGCGCTGTAGGGGCAAGACTTCTGCTGGCGAGCACGGATAATGAAAAGGATAAAGAAAAGGACAGTCTGGAGTCGATGCTGCGCGAGCCGCTGACCGGGCTCATTATTGAGCCGACGAAGAGCGCGGAGGGCAACCCGAACTTTAATTATTTTTTGGCGCTCGATGCGCTCAAAATTCCATACATTATGCTCAATGAGCGATACAGCGACGTGGATGCGCCATGCTTGCGCGTGGATGACGAGCTTGGCGGCTATCGTGCCGCAGAGCATTTAATTAAGCTCGGCCATACGCGAATCGCTGGATTTTTTAAGACGGATGACTTTCAAGGCGTTCACCGGATGCGCGGTTTTTTACGGGCTCATCGGGAGCAAGGGCTCACGGTTCCACCGGATTATTTGCTGCGCTATACGACGGAGGAGAAGCAGGACAAGCCGATGCAGGCCTTGTTTGCGATGCTGCAGCGTGAGCCGGATCAGCGGCCGACCGCTATTATTTGCTATAACGATGAGCTGGCTGTAAAAATGCTTGATATTGTAAGGCAGGCTGGCTTAACGGTGCCTGAGGATCTTTCGATTGTCGGTTTTGATGATGCGAATCTGGCTACGGCTACCGAAGTGAAGCTGACAACCGTTGCGCATCCAAAAACAGAAATGGGCACGGATGCGGTCGAATTGCTGCTTAGTATGCTGGATAAGCAGCACCAGCGGCGACAAACGCAGGATAAAATATATGATCCGCAGCTCGTTATACGTGATTCAACTAGACCGCCGCAAAGCTAAGCTGATGCTGAACGGTTAATGCTTTTTATATGGATGAATAAAAAAGACGTGACACACTTGTACGTACAACTTATAATAAAGCAAAGATATTCTATGGCGATGTCCGTATAAGTGAATGCGGATCAGCATAGAAATGTGAGCTTGAAGGGAGCGATAAGTGGTCATGTTAGAAGCATTGAAGCATGCGGTTTGGGAAGCGAATATGGATCTTCCAAAGTACGGATTAGTTACATTTACTTGGGGCAACGTCAGCGGTGTAGATAGAGAGTCTGGTTATGCGGTTATTAAGCCGAGCGGCGTTCCTTACGAGGAGTTAAAAGCCGAGCAGATGGTTGTCGTAGATTTGGAAGGCAATGTAATTGAAGGAAATCTTCGACCTTCCTCGGACACGGCTACTCATGTGCTGCTCTACAAAGCGTTTCCTTCGATAGGCGGAATTGTACACACCCATTCGCCTTGGGCGACAAGCTGGGCACAGGCAGGGCGCTCTATTCCATCGCTTGGCACGACGCATGGCGACTATTTCTATGGCGAGGTGCCTTGCACACGCGCGATGACAGAAGCGGAAATCAACGGGGCATATGAGCTGGAAACAGGCAATGTCATCGTTGAAACCTTCCATAAAAACCATATCGATCCAAACCAAGTGCCTTCGGTGCTCGTAAACAGCCACGCTCCTTTTTGCTGGGGCAAAGACCCGCATAACGCCGTTCATAATGCGGTTGTGCTGGAGGAAGTGGCGAAGATGGCTCTTCATACGTATCAGCTTAACCCGAATGTTCAGCCGATGGATCAAGCTTTATTGGACCGACACTATTTACGCAAGCACGGAGCGAACGCCTACTACGGCCAAAAATAAGGAGGATTCGGATAA from Paenibacillus sp. FSL K6-3182 carries:
- a CDS encoding glycoside hydrolase family 13 protein — translated: MLLEAVYHRPKQNWAYAYDGKTLHLRLRTKKDDVAVVEAIVGDKYAWDQTITTVPMHIFTSDARFDYWETSVIPPFRRLRYAFRLISGDEAIIFSDKGIELTLPDNSNSFFDFPYINPIDVFEPPAWVKDAVFYQIFPERFANGDPSINPENVLPWGGEPTPKNFFGGDLQGVIDHLDHISALGINAVYFTPLFEATTNHKYDTQDYMKVDPHFGTNEKLKELVDACHARGIRVLLDAVFNHSGKTFPPFVDAQKNGQQSKYADWFYVREWPLQVVDGVPTYETFAFEPLMPKLNTEHPEVKQYLFEVARYWIEEIGIDGWRLDVANEVDHQFWREFRQTVKAVNKDAYILGEIWHDSMMWLQGDQFDAVMNYPFTNAVLDFFAYQTIDASDFANAIGAQLAAYPQQVTESAFNLLDSHDTPRLLTICEDNTDAMKLSSLFQLTFPGTPCIYYGDEVGINGAGDPGCRKCMVWDPEEQNRELLTFYTDAIGLRHKYSALRSADIRFVHVGAADGTLVYERREGSQRLLIAMNARGEAADLSFEIEAQPTDCNAAPHPVDFRGFAKPAAAAATAGSETSASPVAASIENAKADARSIATAVITDNGSSTWSVLLSNTSKYAVSSSVASSNDGKLQFTLPAYGYVILEQSAE
- the trxB gene encoding thioredoxin-disulfide reductase; the encoded protein is MHKTIIIGTGPAGLTAAIYLARANMEPLVIEGWQPGGQLTTTTEVENFPGFPDGILGSELMSNMRKQAQRFGAKFKTGSVKSVDFSKRPYTLDVEGIGELQAESIIISTGASAKYLGIPGEQENIGRGVSTCATCDGFFFRGKKIIVVGGGDSAMEEAVFLTRFASEVRVVNRRNELRASKIMQDRARANDKIVWSLNRTPLEVAATGMGLQGLKVRNNETGEEELLETDGVFITIGHTPNTGFLGGQIDTDEQGYIIVKPGTSETNIPGVYACGDVQDRNYRQAITAAGSGCMAALDCERYLESLAHEAVNA
- a CDS encoding response regulator transcription factor yields the protein MPKIVVADDDPNIRELVALFLKREGCQVIEAIDGIDALEKLDVVRPDLAIIDVMMPRMDGWALCAELRASYDIPLLMLTAKGETSQKVKGFELGADDYMVKPFDPPELIARVKALLKRYRITASQTVEFGDVLMNRTDFHMSAGGEKVTLPPKEFELLFKLASYPGKTFARDHLIEQIWGMDYEGDERTVDVHIKRLRDRFPEEQYRFRIVTIRGLGYRLEVWS
- a CDS encoding HAMP domain-containing sensor histidine kinase, producing the protein MIRGLYFRITATFLVIVLISIGVAFLFTNQMFKRDARGQLPNQLEKSIARIEQLYAVSKPADLQAFLEEVSSLQGQSIVAISSSNYLVRAGERSELIMERLTFEQLRKVFGGSSVRLDVYTSEEVSSPSPPALGKLVSFGNERWALFVQPNRFPQNSNFLWTAVTLLVTLLLVGSVLILIVARYLVRPLKMMTNAATRMSQGDFSVRLPARRGDELGELAQGMNKMALSLSQLEMMRQDFVSNVSHEMQSPLTSIGGFAEALRSEEVTGAERERYISIIKQESMRLSRLSENLLNLASLDSQQHPFHPQPYRLDRQLRDVVLACEPQWMAKRQTVELLMEETVITADRDQLNQVWMNLLANSMKFTPEDGKIFLSLSEQNGSIVVRITDTGIGVHEEDRERIFERFYKGDLSRDRSQGGSGLGLSIAQTIIHIHGGTIALDLGADQLTGASFMIKLPFARATS
- the galU gene encoding UTP--glucose-1-phosphate uridylyltransferase GalU, which codes for MHRKQRAGGDVRVEKRIRKAIIPAGGLGTRFLPATKAQPKEMLPIIDKPSIQYIVEEAVNSGIESIVIVSGRNKRAIEDHFDKSAELEMELEARHNEEMLEMVRKISQLADIYYVRQKEPLGLGHAVLCARRFIADEPFAVLLGDDILKADPPCLRQMMDVYEREQSSVVAVMEVSWDQTHKYGIVDIERDKQVARVRNIIEKPAQGQAPSNYAVVGRYVLDPVIFDLLEKATPGKAGEIQLTDSLQQLNHISSLMAYRFDGIRHDVGDKLGFVQATIDFALERADLGDEVRKYMLERLKETQF
- a CDS encoding GntR family transcriptional regulator, translating into MKEQQTPKYMQLKQEIISWIVTAQFKPHEKLPSENEIGKQFEMSRQTVRQALGDLEQEGWLYRVQGKGTFVSDQSAPERKNSSQGMTIGMITTHISDYIFPTIVRGVESSLRAVGARLLLASTDNEKDKEKDSLESMLREPLTGLIIEPTKSAEGNPNFNYFLALDALKIPYIMLNERYSDVDAPCLRVDDELGGYRAAEHLIKLGHTRIAGFFKTDDFQGVHRMRGFLRAHREQGLTVPPDYLLRYTTEEKQDKPMQALFAMLQREPDQRPTAIICYNDELAVKMLDIVRQAGLTVPEDLSIVGFDDANLATATEVKLTTVAHPKTEMGTDAVELLLSMLDKQHQRRQTQDKIYDPQLVIRDSTRPPQS
- the araD gene encoding L-ribulose-5-phosphate 4-epimerase: MLEALKHAVWEANMDLPKYGLVTFTWGNVSGVDRESGYAVIKPSGVPYEELKAEQMVVVDLEGNVIEGNLRPSSDTATHVLLYKAFPSIGGIVHTHSPWATSWAQAGRSIPSLGTTHGDYFYGEVPCTRAMTEAEINGAYELETGNVIVETFHKNHIDPNQVPSVLVNSHAPFCWGKDPHNAVHNAVVLEEVAKMALHTYQLNPNVQPMDQALLDRHYLRKHGANAYYGQK